The genomic interval GAGGGCACAGTTGAGCAGaaaacaaggagagagagagcgagagagcgcaggcgcaggtgcgtgtgtgtgtgtgtgtgtgtgtgcacgcacgcgtgctGATGTAGGCGCCCATTTTCACATGAATCGTTTTTCTCTCATTTTTTGCCTTGCAGTTTCGGGTGTATCGGCACCGTCAGGCACCATTGCCGTCAATGTACATGAGAGAGACGAGATAAGCGTGTAGTGCTGCCAAGGCGAACACATACGTGTAAGGGAATAGCGCGTCATGCAGCTGACAGAAGtctgcggtggtgtgtgtgtgtgtgcgcgtgtgccatCAACAACCACATGGACAGGTGTGTGGGTTAAAGAGACAGAACAGGGGGCATGCAGCTGGCGGGAAGCGAAGCTGGACGACGATgcccctgccccccctcACCATCACTACATGTAGACGCCCTTAGCTGCCCTTGGTCGCGGATGCGCCAGCCGTTGACTGTacctgctccagctgcttcttcagctccATGATGTCGGGTGTCGTGGTCGGCACGGGGGTGCACAGGTACGTCGCCAGCTCGTCGATGCGCACCCGCCCCTTTTCATCTGTTGGCACCTCGGCGAGTAGTTGCCGCACGTCGGCCTCCGGCATCTTCTCCCCCAGCGTTGTGAGAAGGGTAATAAGTTCAGAGAGCTTCAGCCGGCCTGAGTCGCCGACGTCGAAGGCGCGTAGCGCTGTCACGAGGTCGTCCTCGGTCGGCCCCGTGTACGGTTGTTGCATCAGCTTAACAAATGCGTCGTACGAGGCAGGGTCTGGCAAGGGCCTTAGGAGATCGTTGAACTCTGCCTCCGTGTAGCGGCGCCCGAGGCTGCGTAGAATGTGCTTAAGGTCAATATGCGACACCAGCTTTGTATGGCGCTCGTCGAAGAGGTTCCACGTCGAGCTCCACTCCAGTGGCACGGAGGAGGTGCCCGGCGTcggcgaggctgctgctgctgctgccggagcGGTCATGATGTGCACGAAGATCGGGCGTcgagtgaggaagagagagagagagaaaaaagtggaGAGCTCTGAGTGACGTAAAGCGATGTGCTGCGTGAGCGTGTGGAGTTACAGAGCTTCCGACCTTTCGCGTGTGGTGTGCCGAGGGAGTggcgcggtggagctgcaagGACAAAGGTTAAACAgtgagacggagagagaaatggaCAGTAAGAAGCAGCTGAGAGACTGGCATGGAAAGGTGTACCGCACCGGAGGGGAGGTACAGGAAGAGACCGTCGTAAGTACGGTTCAACGTTTGCCATCATGCTTCTATTGTTACTCGTGGTGGCTTCTCCACAGAGAGCAAGACACGCGAGAGCGTACTGCTTCAGTCATGCCGACCACGATCTCCGATGTAGCACAGAGTGGTTCAccggagaggggagagaagtgcgtgtgtgtgtgtgagtgtgtggggtgggtgggtgggtgggcgggtggggaaaggaggaTGGCAACAGCATGGGCAATCATTCGACGTGTTTCTCTACGGTGTACTGCAGACAAGGCAGCGTTGCcacggagaaggagcagcaggccagTGGGGGATGACGTCAGCGCGGGGgtaaaggggaggagaaaacgAGATCTACGCCGCcagagaggggtgagaaggggaaggggaatgTAGGGGTACAGGACGacgaagagagacggaagggagggagggtgtggggggggggggggttggggaagtgcagcagcagcagcggcaaaggCCTACACCCAACCAGCAGCTCTAGTGAGTGGGGAAGAGCAAGGGGGACACGCGCGACCAGTAGTCCAGAGCAAATGAGACGATACCCCGACAAGACCCACcgtgcgcacacgcaagcCCTCCTCTTACGAAAATGGCACTCTGCCAAatctggtggtggtggcggtggtggtcgaTGCggacgagggggagggactCGTGGACGTATGAGCAATCTtcctctgcggctgcgggtTCGTGTTGGAGGAGACGGGGGAGAGGCCACGATGTGGTAGCACTggccacagcggcggtggggagCGGGATGGCTCTCGAGCTGGTAGGGGCCGGAGGGAGCCAGGCCTGTACGAGTGCGCTGTGGGCTTTGAGTTGGACGGCGTGCACGACTGTATCGATGGCGATGTAGTGTTGCTGTGGGGCCGCAGCGAGTGGCCGGGCCGCTCTACAGAAGTTGTGGCAACACCAACCCCCACGCTGCTATCCCCAGCCACCCGACGGCACCCCGGGAGAGGCGTGCGCGCTGGTGTCGGTGAGCCTTTGCGGGAAGAATGCAGCGACAGCCCTCGATCAGGGACTGCGAATCGCTGCTCTACACGGTGCCGTGCGAGCGCCGGCGGGGCTGGGGAAACGGAGCGGGGAGGTGGGTGCGACCGCAAGGGCTGTGGGCTCGATGCACTGCGactgcgcacgcgcgagaCAGGCTGCACTGTTGTGGTCTGCGAAGCTGTCAGCAGGTCTCGGACGCGTTGACCGTGGATCCACAGCTCTGCCTTggccgacggcggcggaggcaacaTCGAGGCACCTGGGCCGTCGTTGTGGTAGTCGCCCACGTCTGCAATGTCCTCACGGGGATCGGTGGCGGCTTGCAGTGCGTCCCACGCCGCGACAAGTTCCTTCAGAAGACTCAGAATGCGTGGAAGCTCCTTTGCCACCCGTCGCcgcgttttctcttcttgcaGCAACTGTTTTGCCATATTCACCTTCTTGTTCAAGAGTCGCTCGCGACTCGTGGCATGCATCTCAGCTTCCTCCCGGACAATCTCCTGATAGTTCTGTACCAGCGGCGCGGCTTGCTCGATAATGTGCAGCCGAAGGCGCAAAAACTCAATTTCGTCCGCCGCCTGTTCCCGCACCTGTTGACACGCCATCAGGTGGCGCTGAAAGCTGAGCAGCACCTTGCCagatggcgatggtggcggtgaagtaacggctgctgcttcacgcGATACGGTGCTGCTTGTATTTTCATTGTCGACCTCatcgcaccgctgctgatgtcgtgTCGCTTCGACCGCTGACTGCTGTGCCTGGAACGTCTCTAACAGTTCTTCTTCCATCGCAACGCGCAGTTCCCCGTCCGGTGCCACCGCATACGTCTTGTCATGCGTCGCCGCGTAGTAGGCCTCGTAGACATTGCGCAGTCGGGCCATTGTCTTCTCTACCAGGACGTCCTGCTGCGTGCTGAGGTGCGCCTGAAAGGCAACCCGAGAGCGACGGACGTAGTCCAGTACCGGCGCGTACGAGGCGGCGCGAAGGATTTGGCGGACAAGTGGCGGCAGGTACAAGCCGCCACCCATCCGATGCACAGCCTTCTGGTCAcctgcgctgtcgctgtcatTTACCGTCGCCAGTGACGTGAGActtgtgctgctcttcaAAGATGACGGCGGTGAGCCAACTGAGGACGCCGGCACCGGCATCGTCTGAAGCAGTGTCACGCTGGCTGCAGGgcatggctgctgctgtgcggcgaCGTCCGCCTCATACGCGGCGTGCAGCTGTCTGTACCGAGCGACGATCTCCTCGGTTGTTTCCCTGTACGGCTCTGGTTCGAGAGGCTCGAAAAGTGGCGAGGAGATGGGGTTTATGGCAGGGCGTGCCACGGCATTCTTTtcattgccgctgctgtggacaGAGCCGCTAGCTTCCCTTCGGCTCCCCGCTTCATCCTTACCCCGATGTGGGAGGGAAAGCAATGACGAGGCGTTTGGAGATGTCCTTTGCACGGAGATGGCCCGCCACAAC from Leishmania panamensis strain MHOM/PA/94/PSC-1 chromosome 15 sequence carries:
- a CDS encoding calmodulin-like protein (TriTrypDB/GeneDB-style sysID: LpmP.15.0940), encoding MTAPAAAAAASPTPGTSSVPLEWSSTWNLFDERHTKLVSHIDLKHILRSLGRRYTEAEFNDLLRPLPDPASYDAFVKLMQQPYTGPTEDDLVTALRAFDVGDSGRLKLSELITLLTTLGEKMPEADVRQLLAEVPTDEKGRVRIDELATYLCTPVPTTTPDIMELKKQLEQVQSTAGASATKGS
- a CDS encoding hypothetical protein (TriTrypDB/GeneDB-style sysID: LpmP.15.0950) gives rise to the protein MSNRCREQQREYGHCITREVKHLHPSCPSASQTHPAEMDAVVDAADPRVAPAVQQLSAVAQRVYVVWQRMGVPSRDRQQKWSTFLFGSLLPFLEDFCTLQEAAEYNAATENDALLRDVCHLAVRLDESPRQPEVASIVSLLKEHYAQTQQRHPFAGSGVGCKATSDEAGPSANTAESTATPRCGGDVEGDAETGVPPSGAKELMYLTLPSFTVLIDAACLPGQHSGEKGNEQQQQQQQERLHQGGGVGLETDDGNGEQGANVSGSNDRSTATQALRRLLHNNTHEGVRQQLQAELDRLQRLADNRLQVLQLLCKQRAIMNRSTQEQVVLRAAYRAKYLGKEEVHSGSELGKRTSLSLSAAGDRRPLTTIAVDTASMYSSGFVSPLTSPKMSGHTAASVVPSSGKCEEDNSSSGANEGTDAIATLVNRPTTSLQDATREELQLLLSAASCSLEVPHSTHGGDGSVSHTSLEHSEEGEMGNATWPTCSSTTTTTTTEARVASQKAWPSAGVLVAAKTADTHTKTAVSSAPSTPSGEAARATVLEVDVSSITAYGTHQNLALSRIHAEAEAVVRSIDEHNRRMQLEAQEELHALETLEVLWRAISVQRTSPNASSLLSLPHRGKDEAGSRREASGSVHSSGNEKNAVARPAINPISSPLFEPLEPEPYRETTEEIVARYRQLHAAYEADVAAQQQPCPAASVTLLQTMPVPASSVGSPPSSLKSSTSLTSLATVNDSDSAGDQKAVHRMGGGLYLPPLVRQILRAASYAPVLDYVRRSRVAFQAHLSTQQDVLVEKTMARLRNVYEAYYAATHDKTYAVAPDGELRVAMEEELLETFQAQQSAVEATRHQQRCDEVDNENTSSTVSREAAAVTSPPPSPSGKVLLSFQRHLMACQQVREQAADEIEFLRLRLHIIEQAAPLVQNYQEIVREEAEMHATSRERLLNKKVNMAKQLLQEEKTRRRVAKELPRILSLLKELVAAWDALQAATDPREDIADVGDYHNDGPGASMLPPPPSAKAELWIHGQRVRDLLTASQTTTVQPVSRVRSRSASSPQPLRSHPPPRSVSPAPPALARHRVEQRFAVPDRGLSLHSSRKGSPTPARTPLPGCRRVAGDSSVGVGVATTSVERPGHSLRPHSNTTSPSIQSCTPSNSKPTAHSYRPGSLRPLPAREPSRSPPPLWPVLPHRGLSPVSSNTNPQPQRKIAHTSTSPSPSSASTTTATTTRFGRVPFS